The Pseudomonas extremaustralis genome contains a region encoding:
- a CDS encoding heme biosynthesis protein HemY produces MKRFYVILVLTIAIALALAVGISKHTGYVLITYPHVLNYESSLWATVVAVFAIGLAIYLIRVLFGLVSASSGVVNPWSRRNRSRRVQIAIEQGQMDLAEGRWASAERHLRRAAEAERQPLLYYLGAARAANELGRYEESDGLLERALERQPEAELAIALSHAQLQLDRGDTDGALTTLQAMHERHPHNAQVLRQLQRLHQQRGDWSSVIRLLPELRKDRVLPAAELAELERRAWGENLSLAAQRDEQGEAGQQSLERAWQQLTSAQRQEPQLVLAYAEQLRQLGADADAEEALRGAIKRSYDSHLIRLYGLLRGSDPGRQLKFAEGWLKDHPGDASLLLTLGRLCLQNSLWGKARDYLESSLQVERNPEACAELARLLAQLGDAERSNQLFQEGLGLLDSRLLASPLPVPARV; encoded by the coding sequence ATGAAGCGCTTCTATGTGATCCTGGTGCTGACGATAGCGATCGCCCTGGCACTCGCCGTGGGCATTTCGAAACATACCGGCTATGTGCTGATTACCTATCCTCACGTGCTGAATTACGAGTCGAGCCTGTGGGCTACCGTGGTGGCGGTGTTTGCCATTGGCCTGGCGATCTACCTGATCCGCGTGTTATTCGGCCTGGTCAGCGCGTCAAGCGGGGTGGTCAACCCGTGGTCGCGGCGTAATCGCAGCCGTCGCGTGCAGATTGCCATCGAACAGGGCCAGATGGACCTCGCCGAAGGCCGCTGGGCCAGCGCCGAGCGCCACCTGCGCCGCGCTGCCGAAGCCGAGCGCCAGCCATTGCTGTATTACCTCGGCGCGGCGCGAGCCGCCAACGAGCTGGGGCGCTATGAAGAGTCGGACGGTTTGCTGGAGCGTGCCCTGGAGCGTCAGCCCGAGGCCGAGCTCGCGATTGCCTTGAGCCATGCGCAATTGCAACTGGACCGTGGCGACACGGATGGCGCGTTGACCACCCTGCAGGCGATGCATGAGCGTCATCCCCATAACGCCCAGGTGCTGCGCCAATTGCAGCGCCTGCATCAGCAGCGGGGCGACTGGTCGTCCGTGATTCGCCTGTTGCCGGAGCTGCGCAAGGACAGGGTGCTGCCTGCCGCCGAACTGGCCGAACTCGAGCGCCGTGCCTGGGGTGAAAATCTGAGCCTGGCCGCCCAGCGTGACGAGCAGGGCGAAGCGGGCCAGCAGTCGCTTGAGCGCGCCTGGCAGCAACTCACCTCGGCCCAGCGCCAGGAACCGCAATTGGTCCTGGCTTATGCCGAGCAACTGCGTCAACTGGGCGCCGATGCCGATGCCGAAGAAGCGCTGCGCGGGGCGATCAAGCGCAGCTACGACAGTCACCTGATCCGCCTCTACGGTCTGCTGCGTGGCAGCGATCCGGGCCGGCAATTGAAATTTGCCGAAGGTTGGCTCAAGGACCATCCAGGGGATGCCAGCCTGCTGCTGACGCTGGGTCGCTTATGCCTGCAAAACAGCTTGTGGGGCAAGGCGCGGGATTATCTGGAAAGCAGCCTGCAAGTGGAGCGCAATCCCGAGGCGTGTGCTGAATTGGCAAGGCTGTTGGCCCAGTTAGGCGACGCTGAGCGTAGCAACCAGTTGTTCCAGGAGGGCCTGGGGTTGTTGGATAGCCGCTTGCTGGCGTCACCCCTGCCTGTCCCGGCTCGGGTTTGA
- a CDS encoding disulfide bond formation protein B, which translates to MSLAPSRSLFFLAFLAGALTLGASFYLEFGASLRPCFLCQMQRGFLAVFTLINLLAAIHSPKRSAIYLYGVASMGCALLGAITAVRQVLLQNAAPELAGDCWPSLHHMIENLSLWQALQLTVQGSVDCMEITWTLFDLSLPEWSLLFFLGMLMLGVMQFSRLFLSQRLRPARH; encoded by the coding sequence ATGTCTTTGGCCCCTTCACGTTCCTTGTTTTTCCTTGCGTTCCTGGCGGGTGCGCTGACGTTGGGCGCGTCTTTTTACCTTGAGTTCGGTGCGTCGTTGCGGCCCTGCTTCCTCTGTCAGATGCAACGGGGCTTCCTGGCCGTCTTCACGTTGATCAATCTGCTCGCCGCCATCCACAGCCCCAAGCGTTCTGCCATCTACCTGTACGGGGTAGCCAGCATGGGATGCGCGCTGCTCGGCGCCATCACCGCCGTGCGCCAGGTGTTGCTACAAAACGCCGCACCGGAGTTGGCTGGCGATTGCTGGCCCAGCCTGCACCATATGATCGAAAACCTGTCGCTCTGGCAGGCGCTGCAATTGACTGTCCAGGGCAGCGTCGATTGCATGGAGATCACCTGGACACTGTTTGACTTGAGCCTTCCCGAGTGGAGCCTGCTGTTCTTCCTGGGGATGCTGATGCTCGGCGTAATGCAGTTTTCACGGCTGTTTTTGAGCCAGCGCCTGCGCCCGGCAAGGCACTGA
- a CDS encoding Rsd/AlgQ family anti-sigma factor — protein sequence MLESCQNAQERWGGVHKLIDSWLKARHELVRAFDVLGAKPEALAANLKPLQEFCGVLVDYVSAGHFGVYEQLTKEAEAFDDQRGLELAETIYPRIDVITGQLLAFNDLCDAGNCVAEKFKELGALLHERFELEDCLIEVLHNAHKEEPAIQA from the coding sequence ATGCTGGAAAGTTGTCAGAATGCTCAGGAACGCTGGGGTGGGGTGCACAAGCTGATCGACAGCTGGTTGAAGGCACGTCACGAACTGGTTCGGGCCTTTGATGTTCTCGGCGCAAAGCCCGAGGCACTGGCTGCGAATCTCAAGCCGTTGCAAGAGTTCTGCGGAGTGTTGGTGGACTACGTGTCGGCTGGCCATTTCGGCGTCTATGAGCAACTGACCAAGGAGGCGGAAGCCTTCGACGATCAGCGTGGCCTGGAATTGGCCGAGACGATTTACCCGCGCATCGATGTCATTACTGGGCAACTGCTGGCCTTCAACGACCTGTGTGATGCCGGAAACTGTGTGGCGGAAAAATTCAAAGAATTGGGCGCATTGCTTCACGAGCGTTTCGAGCTGGAAGACTGCTTGATCGAAGTGCTGCACAACGCGCACAAGGAAGAGCCGGCTATCCAGGCCTGA